GTGTCTCCTGGGGAAATGACCGGAAGCCGTTAATCATCACACGCTGCAGAGACGGCCTCCATATTGTGGGAGGGGCACGAACGGCGTCCGCTGCAGTTTTCTCTAGCGCAGCCAGTAAACCTGAAGAGAGGTAATCTGGTACATGACCGGCGATCCGTGCGGCGCCAAATTCCTTACGAGTCCCTTGTAAGCAGATTATAAAgacgtattaggcctcatgtctatgtggaaaatcaggcccgccgcggattctccgtgcagaatccgcagtgggtccctcctgccccgcggacatgaggcctgaaaataagaataaactcacctgtccagacgctgcgggtcTTCCCTCCGTCacagtcggatcttctttcttcggcccggcggatgtgcttggcggtcacatccgtcgggccgaagaaaggagatccagccgcgacggagggaagacccgcagcgtccggccaggtaagttttaattctggtacgggtcagGACAGCTTccgtaggcttcaatagaagcctgcgggagccgtccccgcgggagacccgcacgaaaatggagcatgtcgcgggtttttttcccgcacgcggatctgcgcctggagggaaaaatgacatccgcaggtatttaactacctgcgggtgtccaatgcatccctttggggcgcgggaaaaacgctgcggattttaagtcatctttttaccgtggacatgaggccttcctGGAATATATTACAGATAGCTTTGGGCCAAATCCTGATCCCCGCCCGGACAGGAGAGCGCCGGTCTATTGTAGAATGTGCGTTTAATATACAAGTATGATTAACTCTACAGCGAATGAAGTGTTTTACCATTTGCGCCATTTTTGCTAAATCAAGTCTGTTTTATAAAGAAGGACTATGAACCTCGGCCTCTCCTTCGGGCTGCAGAGGGGCGACTCCTTCCCCTTAAAACTGAAAATatgtacttatttatgtaattattataCATTTATTTTATTCATATTTTGATTTGTTTCTTCGTTTTGTGTTTTTATCCCCATTTCCTTTGAATACTTTTTTCTCCGCCTACACGTACGTGAAATTGCTGCCTGATATTTGTATCTGTAAGGAATACCCCCTATTTGCTTCGTTTTATTCTTGTCACACTCTGATACAGCGAATCCCCAGCCtatactgaggaaggggtgtCATAGCTGCGAAACGCGTCTAGTAATGCTGGCTTCAGTGAAGCAGAGAGGCTGAGCTGATCCGCTGATGTCTCCTGCTTCTCTTAGGTCAAGGCTGCTGCTTTATTATTCCTGCCCTGTGCTttcggctaacttcacacgggtgagggcgatatcgggctgtgatatcacgctcaccaacatgcgatatGCCCGTGGAGgtgaggcgtttttatatcaaaaccgccttgcatcacttcagggaagtagcggaGGATcacggagtgtctcccattgttttcaatggggaaaccttgcgtTGCACCATGTGTATCTAGCAGGTGGAGCGATGCTCCCGCCCGCCCAATTAGAAAGGGGAGAAAAACGCTCGTGTGTGACCCTGGTGAAAAGGATTGGagtcatattcatgtgagatttgtgcaactTGCAACACACAactcttgcatgattttctcagccgtgtgaaaacagctttacactgcagctcttctCCATTCTTCTACCAGTCACTTCTCAGAACACAAGAGAAGTGACTGGTATCTGAATCCCACCCCAGAGTCGGGCTGCAGCTCTATCCATCCTTTGAGCCccccaatagtgacccctccacttTAACCGTCTACATCGGCCCACGCTGACTGCACTCACCTCGAGGTTTGTATTCGCATCCGATGTAGCCCTGGTAGCCGAGTCCCTGCAGGAGGTCGAAGAGATAAGGGAAGTTCAGCTCTCCGGGACTGTCGGGCTCGTTGCGGTGCGGGACCTGCGCTACCTGAACGTGACCTGCGGCGAGAGAAGGGTCAGCAGGGGTTACAGTACAGAAGAGCCGAGATCCGTGCCGGCAGTAAATAGATCAGAGCCATTGTTTTGTTCGGCTGAAGCTCTTCTCACTTGTAAATCAGTGTTTTTCGTGGAGAATGGCGCGGCGCATCCGTCTTCTGTCTACTAGATGCCATTATCCAACAAGAACATATAATTACAGCAACATGAAATCTGCTGGAACAACGGCGGCTGCTGGCAGCGCAGGAAAATATATGTTACTGAAGATGGAAATGCTAGCGCTCCGCTAATGACGAGAGATTCAAGTAGAGACATGGAGATGTTATTATCAGGAGCGGGATGAGGCGCCCCGGCGCCAAACACTCAGCAGCGAGAAGTTCTGACCAGCGCTGCGCACAAAGTGACATAAATCACTTGGCTAATACGAGGACTCATATTTAAAGGAGCGTTTCAGCTCCGCCGCTACATCAGGGATAAGTGGTGCagagtatatagtgatatcacaCGCTGGatggcctctttattagagccctTGGTGCCTCCCtggatggtaattctccccgtgaccccggagtgcggcataaaatcacgtgacaagttttccgcggatcagtttcagtgtgaatccacattagatgggagaatccagtgatctgagtgacttccaacgaggccggtcatcagtgctagactagccggggtctcactgctgaccgCAGGGGGTTTCTCGTGTAAGAATGTGGAGagtgtatacagagaatggcgcgatcaagggatacaactcatcactgaaaggggtcggaggaggatgtccggaatcgttctgaccaacaggctgcacagtcagctgaatacaacgagCCCCAGCAGCACAGTAGGTGACTAAGCCCGTGTACACAAGATCACTGAGGCGGCGGGATCTGCTGTTCGGCTCCTTCTGGCGCTTTCTATCCGTTCTCCGTAAGTGCGCCTCCTTCCATAAGGAGAGTCTGTGTGATTATCTTAACGACGCGTTTCTCACCGATCAGCGGAAAATACGTCTTAATGTTCTCCGTAAGATTCCCGTCCATTATCTGCCAGTGATAAAGATCCTGCAACAGAAGACAGATGCCGTTACTGCGACGTGGCAGCAGCGGGCCGCAGGCATAACAAACCAAAAGTGTAACAAATTCaatcaccattaaccccttcccgacatgcggtgtgtgtatatatatatatatatatgtgtatatatatatatatatatatatatatatatatatatatatatatatatatatatggcgcaGGCCCAGCGTTTGTGTATGGAGCCGCCTTGGGAGCTGAGCCCACTATATACACTGTGCAGACTGTCCAGACTACTAAAACATCCCATTATGCCTCCCACACACTGTGGGAACTGCACTTTTTTAGTTCCCCGTGTCCAAGAAAAGACTGAATAAAAAGGGATCCAAAAGTTATGGGGTGAAGAAATGGCGCCGGAAAGaaaatttttgcttttttaggctgcattcacacgaatgtatatcggcacggttttcacgccgagccgatatatgtcgtcctcatctgcgggggggggggggggggggggggggggggagggggatggaagagccaggagcaggaactgagctcccgccccctctccgcccctctgcactatttgcaatgaaaggaggcagaacgggggtggggctaatttccgagaattagccccaccccgcctcctttcattgcaaatagtgcagaggggcggagagggggcgggagctcagttcctgctcctggctcttccatcctctccccacccctgcacatgaggacgccGTATATTGACTCGgctatacgttcgtgtgaatgcagcctcaaaaggtgttttatattttttaagtagtactgcataaaaaaaaaaaaaaagatataaatttggtatccgtGTAATCGCGCGGCCGCGCAGGATGAAGAGAACATCCGTTTTACTGCATAATGAACGTCGTAAGAGCAAACGATCACCAAGAATTCTgcagttgtgatttttttcccccccatttttcCTCACAAAGTATTTACTGGAAACCTTCAAAAAAATTTCCACAGTAGGTAAAATGATACAAATAAAACTCGTATGGTTAAACACGAGCCCCCGCGCGGCCGCGGAACCGGAAAAAGAAAAGTtacgactttttaaaaaatggggaggagaaaagaaaaattaGAAAACGAATTGTTACAACAATTCCCCCACCGACGGGCATCGGTGGCACCTGTCTGGTTACATGTCTCTGCGGACAATGTCCGCTTCTAGAATCTACTGCGGCAGCGCTGGAAATCCTTCATGATGAGAGTAAGAACTGCGCGGCGACACTTACCATCTGCATCTTCATGTTGGGTCTCCCCACTTTCTGTAAGATCGCGGCCCCTAAAAGAAGAACAGAACCGGCCTCAGTACTGCGAAGCCGGAACGCCAGCACCTGCCGCACCTCACCTACCCTGCTGCGGGGTGTTCAGGAAATATCGGGGCTCCGTAATGCGGCAGTTTATGGGCTCGATTAGACCGACGATGTCCGCCTGAGAGCGAGAAGTAACGGTTAGCGCCCAAACAGGACGGCAGAGACATTACTCACGCAATTCACAGAGCGCAGCATCCATCGTAGGCCGCAGCCTCGTCACGTAGATCAGGAGACGCTCCAAATCACATAATAGAACTGGAAATGACGGGGGCGCTATGACAGCTGCAATCACTGGGGGAGGCAACATAGAAGCGCCGGCCACCATCATACCCGCAGCTGACCCCCCCACTTACCTGGTTTAATATGTCAGCTGCATATCTCAGGTTCTCTATAAACGTCTCCTCCATCTCTTTCTCAATGGATGACCTTTCAACGTGCGCTGGTACCCGACCGGCCATGATGTGTATCCTGTAAGAGAGGAACCCCAGAACCTCGGTCACCGCGgccaatgcaatactatagtcaGGAGGACCACAGATTCTGCATTGGGTTAGTGAAAatgcagttacatcctgtattatactccagagctgcactcactattctgctggtggagtcactgtgtacatacattacttactacttatcctgtactgctcctgagttacatcctgtattatacttcagagctgcactcactattctgctggtggagtcactgtgtccatacattacttaccctgtactgctcctgagttacatcctgtattatactccagagctgcactcactattctgctggtggagtcactgtgtacatacattacttatcctgtactgctcctgagttacatcctgtattatactccagagctgcactcactattctgctggtggagtcactgtgtacatacattacttatcctgtactgctcctgagttacatactgtattaggctgggttcacacagggcggattcccgtcggaaatatcgcggtttggccgcctggctgcatgcttttccgttgcggccagcgctcccatagaggagagcgcggccgcgacgtaaataaacaacaaaaaaaaagtaaatagacatgctgcttcttttgaaaccgcggctgcggcgaacgcagccgcggtttcagccggatttaccgcagctgATTAGCCCTCCCGTGTGgactgagaaatctcgtccacatggctggctgatcccgagattagcggccgcgggcggatctgctgcggcaaaaccacggcaaatccgccctgtgtgaactcagccttatacttcagagctgcactcactattacttatcctgtactgaccctgagttacatcctgtattatgctctggagctgcactcactattctgctggtggagtcactgtgtacatacattacttatcctgtactgatcctgagttacatcctgtattatactgcagagctgcactcactattctgctggtggagtcactgtgtacatgcattacttatcctgtactgaccctgagttacatcctgtattatactccagagctgcactcactattctgctggtggagtcactgtgtacatacattactgatcctgtactgaccctgagttacatcgtgtattatactccagagctgcactcactattctgctgctggagtcactgtgtacatacattactgatcctgtactgaccctgagttacatcctgtattatactccagagctgcactcactattctgctggtggagtcactgtgtacatacattacttatcctgtactgaccctgagttacatcctgtattatactccagagctgcactcactattctgctggtggagtcactatgtacatacattacttatcctgtactgaccctgagttacatcctgtattatactccagagctgcactcacttttctGCTTGTTACTGGAAACCATCAGTAAGTTGATGGATCCCTAACAGTTTAGTTGATCTTGGGGTACAGTGGGGGCTCCCCTACAGCTTCTTGTTGCCTGGCAACAACATCCGTAAACAACTAGAacaagcagggaatgctggggGATTTCAGTTCTGGAGCCGCAGACTGTTGTCCCTGATAAGCCCCAGCAGTCCCTGCAGTTACCTGCTGCAGCCGAGCTCCTGCGCCCAGGTGGTCGCCTGCTGCAGACCCGCGCGGAATCCATCCTGTCGGCAGGGCAGCGCCCCGAGCCcgagctccccgcccgccgcgtCTCCTGCGCAGAAGAGTTAGGATTATCAGTAAAAGTTTAAACATAAAACCGCCGCGGCCCGCGCCTCCGCTCAGGTATAAAGCAGAAGAATGGCGCAACGACGTCACATAAACGCCATGTTGTCAGACTCGTGGTTAGTCAGGTAACGTTCTCATCTTTGTaagagctctgcttgctgtcagtgaatggggacCGCTCTTACCAACTCTTTCAATAGCGGATTTGCGAATACTAATTTCTCTAAGGTAATTAATTACAAAATACCGTACTCTCCAATCGCCATATTGGCAACAGACGCTTCCGGGAAAAACTGCTCTACCGCTGAGCTGCGGGCATCATCCACAACGGTGCGACGAGCGCTGCAGGGGGGCTGAGTAGGAGGTGAACGGAGCCGCACTGGAAGTTCACATCAGCTGCAGATCCGCATCTGAATACCCATGAAAATCGGCGCCAACAGTCGGCATCAGGACGCGGATCTTTGTGCTGCGCACTGCTTCTAGCAGTGGCGCACTGCGCAGTCCCGGGTGATGCCCGTCCCACCGCCTTATAGCCAGCCGCCATTTAATAAAAGAATGGTCGTTAATATATAAAACGGTCCGCGAATCCCCCAGACGGCACCAAGCCCGTAAATGGCGCAAAACAAAAATGGCGCCTTTGCACCTGTAACCTAGCAACACGGGGCGGCCGGGCTCTCTGTCACCTGCCGGGGTGTTCATCAGCACCAGCTCCATGGCGCCGGCCCGCAGCGCGGCCTTCAGGGCTCCCCGGTCCGCCGCGTACGGCCAGGCCACCTCCACCGCCCGGAAGCCGGCCCGGCCCGCCGCCACGATCCGGCCGGGGAGGTCGGGGACGTCCGGGAACAACCAGGAGACATTGGCTGCGAAGCGCAGCGGCGGCGGCGGCATGGTGCTGCGGGGGAGAGGGGCGCTCTGCAGCCGGCAGGAAAGGCCGAGGATGCGCGGGAGGAGCTAGGCCGCACGGGGGAGTCAGCCGGGGCAAAGTGCAGATGGACGCGGGTCACTGAGGAGAGCAGGAGCCGCAGGGAACCAAACCTGTCCGGCCGGAGCACCGCaggcagcatatatatatatatacacgtactgTCAGGAAcatctagaaggagtatatatatatatatacactcactgtcagtaacacccccccctgaaggaatatatatatatgtgtgtgtgtgtgtgtatatatatataatcctagagtcactgtcagtaacacccCCACCCCtaggagtgtgtgtatatatatatatatatatatatatatatatatatatatatatatatatatatgtattacacatacatacacacacactcactgtcagtaacacccccccccccccgaaggaatatatatatatacactcactgtcaggaacatctagaaggagtatatatatatacactcactgtcagtaacaccccccccccccgaaggaatatatatatatatacactcactgtcagtaacaccccccccccctgaaggagtatatatatatacccgtaCTGTCAGGAAcatctagaaggagtatatatatatacactcactgtcagtaacaccccccccccgaaggaatatatatatatacactcactgtcaggaacatctagaaggagtatatatatatatacactcactgtcagtaacacccccccccccgaaggaatatatatatatatatatacactcactgtcagtaacaccccccccccgaaggaatatatatatatacactcactgtcagtaacacccccccccccgaaggaatatatatatatacactcactgtcagtaacacccccccccctgaaggagtatatatatatacacgtactgTCAGGAAcatctagaaggagtatatatatatatatatttgtcaccCACTGTCAGTAACAGGCCCcccagaaggagtatatatatatgtgtgtatatatatatatatatatatattatacacatatatacacacacactcgctGTCAGTAACACCCCCTCCCCTAggagtataaatatatatatatatatatatatatatatatatatatatatatatatacatatacacacacactcattgtcagtgacatcccttccctagaaggatatatatatacactcattgtcagctgCGGAGATGCAGAagtctgcagtgtcctctgcgctgagatatcctcttctttctggtgacggggcttttaataccccgcctccagcaaaacgAGCGTGGTGATTGGATTTAACACCAGCCagtcacagctggtgctcgatgagccaatcacagccattcactatttggctgtgaatgatcgagcgccggctctgattggcaggcgctccatccaatcacagcacttgtttTGCTGtcggcggggtattcaaagctcctTCACTAGAAAGAAGAGGATTTCTCAGCacagaggacacggcagcttgCTGCAGCATTGGGGGCCATAGCAAGAGACTCAGACGCCGCGGGGTGAGTATTGAtgggttggtttttttttcatgtactttagctagggctgattttcaggggagggcttatatttcaagtcagtAACATcaccccctagaaggagtatatttATATACTCATTGTCCGTAACATCCCTCCCTCAGAAGGAGTAGATATAACAGTGTCCTCCAGGGGTGGGCAGCAACGACACGCTGGACTTTAAAGTGCAGAACAACttacttcagtctttattttaCGTATGCTTCCAGGCcacaaaacagcaacacaaaagtccGTGCAATATAAGATATGCAGCGCTGCCCCTCGCAGGGGGCTCTGAGGATTCTCCAGGTCCTGCTGACCggtggggcacgactcacagtactcctttatgtccttgtacacccctggccagaagaacctttgaagaattctatcctttatcagttcctaaatgtccccctaatacatgattatgtgccAAGTCTAGCACCCTGCGCCCGGACGGCTTCGGCACGACCAACTGTTCCAGCACTTTCCCGCTTATTTTCGTTACTCTATACAACAAGTTATcattcatggcaaaatgggggaacCGTTGGTCAGAACCCGTTCCTGTAACACATCATTTATCACTACAACATTTTCTCTTGCATTGATAAGAGGGGGGTCCCTTaactgggctgtcccaaagttcccaGGCGCATCCTTCAGATCCgactctctactagtggtctgtagggggtgttctgagccctgtcaccttgtgtgccccccatccactggtcccaacacctcctaacagtctggtcagacgctcctctctactgttggtctgtcgggggtcctgaacccggtcaccttgtgtgccctcacacatccactggtcccaacacctcctaacaatgtggtcagatgctcctctctactgttggtctgttgggggtcctaagcccggtcaccttgtgtgccctcatcaactggtctcaacacctcctaacagtctggtcaggcactcctctctactggtggtctttagggggcgtcctgagcccggtcaccttgtgtgcccccatccattggtcccaacatctcctaacagtctgttcagaacgtcccgtgggggacaattcatggatacaaccatccagcttctcacatcccaataatgcgcccccctctggtaacggggtgaaatctcttctctgcaccgtagaggcgtctagtggtcaacaagctctacaagcagaagaagaggtcactgcacacaaggagcctccgagagcctcttataggccaaggggggaactactattagggcctccggtgaccgtccatctaatcaccacaactcccatcatttacagacCTGCCTGGGATGGAAccgcatgcagagttttgcagcaaaacttcaTTTTTCACAaccccactgcaaacggaggagatggtgggggtcagaggccgtacatgttatgggggtgatggtgggggtcagaggccgtacatgtaatgggggtgatggtgggggtcagaggccgtacgtgtaatgggggcgacagttGATATTGATGATGTGACTGCACTACCAGGAATCACTCCCGTGTTTTATGCTTAATGGCTTCCACTCACTAATAAAGTTCTGCCGTCTCAAGTGCCATCAATTATCTGCAGAAGGAACGTTTTCTGAAGTAAAAGTGTTTGGAAGACAAAAGCTCTGCTTGATTCCTTTGACAGTCGCGCCGCAACACACTTTATCCTCATGAATGTGGAGTGCTGAGCGCCTTCTCATGCTCTGCAGTAATTCCGGCGCTCGTTCCCCCAACGTTATCCGTTTTATATTCACAAGTTTCACACGTATGCTGTGACCTCGGTTGACACTGTCTTCTCTGATCTAGTCACCGTGTACACACCATT
Above is a window of Eleutherodactylus coqui strain aEleCoq1 chromosome 3, aEleCoq1.hap1, whole genome shotgun sequence DNA encoding:
- the HYI gene encoding putative hydroxypyruvate isomerase, translated to MPPPPLRFAANVSWLFPDVPDLPGRIVAAGRAGFRAVEVAWPYAADRGALKAALRAGAMELVLMNTPAGDAAGGELGLGALPCRQDGFRAGLQQATTWAQELGCSRIHIMAGRVPAHVERSSIEKEMEETFIENLRYAADILNQADIVGLIEPINCRITEPRYFLNTPQQGAAILQKVGRPNMKMQMDLYHWQIMDGNLTENIKTYFPLIGHVQVAQVPHRNEPDSPGELNFPYLFDLLQGLGYQGYIGCEYKPRGDTAAGLGWLEDYRRRCEDRGAAQ